TTCGGTTCCGCAGCAGTAGCCGAACCCCGAGGCTTCAATCGCGAGCGCCTCGTCGAGCGGTAGATCGTATCCACGATGCACGACGTCGAGGCATGCGCGGACTGCCAGAGGAGCCATCTGGGCCATGGTATTGGCGAGTGCCCTGCCGCGCGGCAGCAGCTCCGCCGCAGGAACAACTTCGTCGATCAGACCGATGCGGAGAGCCTCGTTTGCGGAAACGGTTGCGCCAGTGAGCAGTATCTTAAGCGCCGCTCCCTTGCCCACCAGGCGAGGAAGCCTTTGCGTACCGCCGTAGCCCGGGATGAGGCCAAGCTTCAGTTCCGGCTGTCCCAGGTGCGCCGTATCGGCGGCCAGCCGCAGGCTGCAGGCCATCGCGAGTTCGCATCCACCGCCCAGCGCAAACCCGTTGACGCAGGCTATGACGGGTTTCCCGCAATGCTCTATTTGATTGAGTATCGCGTGGCCGCGGGCCGCAAGCCACTGACCTTCTTCCGCCAAGAGATTGGCCAGCTCTGAAATATCC
This Acidisarcina sp. DNA region includes the following protein-coding sequences:
- a CDS encoding enoyl-CoA hydratase-related protein — protein: MSFENLQLELQPPLAIVTLNRPRVLNALNRQTLDELEAAFRELTSDDTIRVILLTGAGEKAFAAGADISELANLLAEEGQWLAARGHAILNQIEHCGKPVIACVNGFALGGGCELAMACSLRLAADTAHLGQPELKLGLIPGYGGTQRLPRLVGKGAALKILLTGATVSANEALRIGLIDEVVPAAELLPRGRALANTMAQMAPLAVRACLDVVHRGYDLPLDEALAIEASGFGYCCGTEDKAEGTRAFLEKRAPVWKGL